A stretch of Candidatus Eisenbacteria bacterium DNA encodes these proteins:
- the avd gene encoding diversity-generating retroelement protein Avd, whose amino-acid sequence MSALVTVVPKAYDLALWLILRVNEFPPSQRFALGQRMDNTALDLLDLLVEAQFERDKQDLLRRANLTLVRLRHLVRLANDLHVLGARRYEFASEHLEELGRMVGGWAKHEKTRPRDGER is encoded by the coding sequence ATGTCTGCGCTGGTGACAGTGGTGCCCAAGGCCTACGACTTGGCCCTGTGGCTTATCCTTCGGGTGAATGAATTTCCTCCCTCGCAGCGTTTCGCGTTGGGTCAACGCATGGACAACACAGCGCTGGACCTCCTTGACCTTCTGGTCGAGGCACAATTCGAGCGGGACAAGCAAGACCTATTGAGACGGGCGAATCTCACACTCGTGCGTCTCCGGCACCTGGTCCGGTTGGCGAACGACCTTCATGTCTTGGGGGCGCGGCGCTATGAGTTTGCGTCAGAACACCTGGAAGAGCTTGGCCGAATGGTAGGCGGGTGGGCAAAGCACGAAAAGACACGGCCGAGGGATGGCGAGCGGTAG
- a CDS encoding reverse transcriptase domain-containing protein → MRTYGNLFERMVSFDNLYAAYRAARRGKRGRPDVAAFEMDCEGNLLAMRQELLTGTYRFGPYRDFIVKEPRERLVSAAPFRDRIMHHALVRVLEPIWEPRFIHDSYACRKGRGTHRAILKCQQFVRDYPLALKIDIWKFYPTVDHAILLEILGRRVRDSRILSIAKNLLAVRSCRGWSAAQGGRVDYVQPGVTWRFLEQ, encoded by the coding sequence GTGAGAACTTACGGCAATCTTTTTGAGCGCATGGTGTCGTTCGACAATCTTTACGCGGCCTATCGCGCAGCCCGGCGGGGAAAGCGAGGCAGGCCGGATGTAGCCGCTTTCGAGATGGATTGCGAGGGGAACCTGCTGGCCATGAGGCAGGAACTTCTCACAGGCACTTACCGCTTTGGCCCTTACCGGGACTTCATCGTAAAGGAGCCCAGGGAACGGCTGGTTTCAGCGGCGCCTTTCCGGGATCGAATCATGCACCACGCGTTGGTCCGTGTGCTTGAGCCAATTTGGGAGCCGCGCTTCATTCACGACTCTTACGCTTGCCGAAAGGGCCGGGGGACGCATCGCGCGATTCTCAAATGCCAGCAGTTCGTTCGCGACTATCCCTTGGCGCTTAAGATTGACATCTGGAAGTTCTATCCCACCGTGGACCATGCGATCCTCCTTGAGATCCTCGGTCGTCGTGTGCGGGACTCGCGTATCTTGTCCATAGCAAAAAATTTGCTCGCTGTGCGGTCTTGTCGCGGCTGGTCTGCCGCGCAGGGGGGACGGGTTGATTATGTCCAACCGGGTGTTACGTGGCGGTTCCTGGAACAATAA
- a CDS encoding CARDB domain-containing protein — MCRETSRISHLFVLAVLLPVLASGGLITSAETSTNGLIGEGTSPPFSLYLGPGFAGPPAVLIGEGTSAAFSLWLGPMNQSWGLSPAFAIDTRSTIPASFSGVVRAVGSGSVVPGALVQLFLGSQVLYTTTSDVEGKYEFLAIPFGDYVVQASKSGYGAAASDLVHWTGQSSVHADLSLPGLPGPGLPDLALGATDLTYTVLETGTLTLTAMVHNNGGTSASGVRVRFYDASTGSGINEYVKIDPDVVLQSVGPGEVKAASVSWTPSSAYQKFYVFVDPLNSIKESSEINNSASRELGVLGRVAPRVNGVTAQYDGLSDPKLIGRFLSGIEGAENRFTATVSDADNDLVRVRFDFNGTVLEDTNPADGWSVSFDVGTLPAGNLALTVTAFDASGLQSEPYVVTLVVGDWPWWMTGRLQLEKVLPVGFGREPGYLTFTLRLKNEETTDIALLVFQDLIDPDVLIVGLTSIEFKENIYLTFYYPVDSRLAWKVEGKVKIKTEVFGQGEREWELILTCSVSPDGSQLESIAVEGSLELAIPALPEVYSPSLCVAYGVVCFDVGLSMDVLVKAMASGTLQVNLGQIDVSLGGQVGARVNGILRVSDPIKFGRLELVLSPQALWGPELRYVYPPPNFSVSGQYSFLIGGRVTGSIIWGRASKDLLTWTWGPWEGTYPKLTGPPSMPLAFATLPDSVYLPAVFPYPASASGKQGQVGVVWIADVDADPLRVDPEVFFAIRDSIGTWHDPERVTTNDRFESVPAVSFLSDGRAVAAWVQSSLLEPEANQPLSLSNILDRQDIWYAVRGESGWSQPSPVIEDTQPPYRADGLPSLAGLESEGAMLTWARSVGDSALAPGSGEIYFSKFSGVDWSAPASITNDSADDLSPFVCALRGDSALVVWVREDPPGSGNQEVMWSTWNGSAWSAHEILRDVGNKRTSPSVVMAPGGDVLATWVEVETLPDSTLRYHVMAKRKPNGQATWGGAEEVALDSLFIETPVPLVDQRNIAAVLWRGYDGYDGDLKVALKDLDEPASAWTLPRSVTADTLTDWMVTAALDRQNNLHVIDLKSDLKNPPGASMRNNFFDGLSIASRGISNDLSLTDQLNFGYRPLSADLRLAAGSVWLGGFYPAVGDTAHVNARVENIGDVRSMPSTVRFYDGHPDSGGVVIADVSLPAVSPDSTFTATAAWIVSSGMHKLHGVADPMGNVPEQNEANNIAYVKVSVLPDLTVCSVTVSKPNPSPGDSVDVAAMVANTGGVGANDFSVRFARRTGTLATVSSLSAAPAETITVTSHLIAEAGVDTLTATADPDSVLPDPDRSRNRASFEFLVLPDLVVPSDSISYAGSDSVGVLSAVVENQGGVASPSFLVSFYRGNPIAGGTSIDSVRVSSVAARSSVRVSVPWFAPLGRSTIYLIADSLEEVAERSEGNNESFGDVIRGALADLVVVPGSFTACWGVGDTLIIEAAFANTGMANALGVGVEFFLSHPDSGGMLIGDRLLIALELGDTTIVSIPWAEPDYVGNAVYAIVDRANAIPELDEGNNYSRVECATTVAVPDKKLPVLPTVLALHQSHPNPFSSQTTIRFDLPTSVQTSLIVYDVMGRVVRKLISGVTPAGFHAIQWDGVDERGHKVSSGVYVYRLEAHGKALSRKLVVLR; from the coding sequence ATGTGCCGTGAGACCTCTCGAATAAGCCACTTGTTCGTCCTTGCTGTTCTCTTGCCGGTGCTGGCTTCGGGAGGCCTCATCACGAGCGCAGAAACTTCTACGAATGGTCTGATTGGTGAGGGAACAAGCCCCCCGTTCAGCCTTTACCTCGGGCCCGGCTTCGCGGGTCCACCGGCAGTTTTGATTGGAGAAGGGACAAGCGCCGCCTTTTCGCTCTGGCTTGGACCGATGAATCAGAGCTGGGGTTTGAGCCCGGCATTTGCTATTGATACACGTTCGACAATTCCTGCCAGCTTTAGCGGCGTCGTCCGGGCGGTCGGCTCAGGGAGCGTCGTCCCCGGCGCACTTGTTCAGTTGTTTCTGGGATCCCAGGTGTTGTACACGACAACATCCGACGTGGAAGGAAAGTACGAATTCCTGGCCATCCCGTTCGGTGACTATGTGGTACAGGCCTCAAAGTCCGGATACGGCGCGGCAGCTAGCGATCTTGTGCATTGGACGGGGCAGTCCTCGGTTCATGCAGACCTGAGTCTTCCGGGGCTGCCCGGCCCTGGGTTACCCGACCTCGCTTTGGGGGCGACCGATCTCACCTATACGGTTCTGGAAACAGGGACGCTCACGTTGACGGCAATGGTTCATAACAACGGCGGGACGAGCGCGTCCGGTGTCCGCGTTCGTTTTTACGATGCAAGCACAGGGAGTGGAATAAACGAGTACGTGAAAATTGATCCGGATGTAGTGCTGCAATCCGTCGGGCCTGGCGAAGTGAAAGCTGCAAGCGTGAGCTGGACTCCCTCAAGCGCCTACCAGAAGTTCTACGTCTTTGTAGATCCGTTGAATTCGATCAAGGAATCCTCGGAAATCAACAACTCTGCCTCGCGGGAACTTGGCGTTCTCGGGAGAGTAGCGCCCCGAGTGAATGGAGTTACGGCCCAGTACGATGGACTGTCGGACCCCAAATTAATTGGACGGTTCCTCAGTGGAATCGAAGGGGCAGAAAATCGGTTCACTGCCACAGTTTCAGACGCCGACAATGATTTGGTCCGCGTCAGATTCGATTTCAACGGGACTGTGTTGGAGGACACGAACCCGGCAGATGGTTGGTCGGTGTCCTTTGATGTCGGCACATTGCCGGCAGGGAACCTGGCTTTGACCGTCACGGCTTTCGATGCCTCCGGCCTGCAATCCGAACCCTATGTTGTAACACTGGTCGTCGGAGACTGGCCGTGGTGGATGACAGGCCGTCTTCAGCTCGAGAAAGTGCTGCCGGTCGGGTTTGGCCGTGAGCCCGGGTATCTGACCTTCACGCTCAGACTCAAGAATGAAGAGACCACCGACATAGCGCTCCTGGTCTTTCAGGACCTCATAGATCCTGACGTGCTTATTGTCGGCTTGACCAGTATAGAATTTAAAGAGAATATCTACCTGACATTCTACTATCCCGTTGACTCGCGGCTAGCGTGGAAAGTCGAAGGCAAGGTGAAGATTAAGACAGAGGTCTTTGGCCAAGGGGAACGCGAGTGGGAATTGATATTGACGTGTTCAGTCTCGCCCGATGGCAGCCAACTTGAGAGCATTGCTGTCGAAGGATCGCTGGAACTGGCAATCCCTGCCTTGCCGGAAGTGTACTCGCCATCGCTTTGCGTTGCTTACGGCGTGGTGTGCTTTGATGTTGGTCTGAGCATGGACGTGCTCGTGAAGGCGATGGCCTCGGGTACTCTCCAGGTCAACCTCGGGCAAATTGATGTGAGTCTGGGAGGTCAGGTTGGCGCACGAGTAAACGGCATCCTCAGGGTGTCCGACCCGATCAAGTTTGGCAGGCTTGAACTTGTCCTCTCGCCACAAGCCCTGTGGGGTCCGGAACTTCGCTATGTGTATCCTCCTCCCAATTTCAGCGTGAGTGGCCAATATTCATTCCTTATCGGAGGCAGAGTGACCGGTTCAATTATCTGGGGCCGCGCAAGCAAAGACCTTCTCACATGGACGTGGGGGCCATGGGAAGGAACATACCCGAAGTTGACCGGGCCGCCCTCCATGCCCCTCGCATTTGCAACGCTCCCCGATTCGGTGTATCTGCCCGCGGTTTTTCCGTATCCGGCTTCAGCATCCGGGAAACAAGGGCAAGTTGGCGTTGTCTGGATAGCGGATGTGGATGCCGACCCGCTACGAGTTGACCCCGAAGTGTTCTTCGCTATCAGGGACTCAATTGGCACCTGGCATGATCCCGAGCGGGTGACAACAAACGACCGCTTTGAAAGCGTTCCTGCGGTTTCTTTCTTGTCCGACGGTAGAGCAGTCGCAGCGTGGGTGCAGAGCTCTCTTCTTGAACCCGAAGCGAACCAGCCGCTTAGTCTGTCCAACATTCTGGATCGTCAGGACATCTGGTATGCAGTGCGTGGAGAGTCGGGATGGAGTCAGCCTTCGCCGGTGATTGAGGATACTCAGCCGCCGTACCGTGCGGACGGACTTCCCAGCCTCGCAGGTCTTGAGTCGGAAGGCGCCATGCTTACATGGGCGCGTTCCGTCGGCGACAGCGCCCTTGCCCCGGGCTCGGGCGAAATTTACTTTTCGAAATTCTCGGGGGTTGATTGGTCCGCGCCCGCGTCAATCACGAATGACTCGGCAGATGACTTGTCTCCATTCGTCTGCGCTCTGAGAGGAGACTCTGCGCTTGTGGTTTGGGTGAGAGAAGATCCTCCGGGCTCGGGGAATCAGGAAGTAATGTGGTCCACATGGAACGGGAGCGCATGGAGCGCACATGAGATACTTCGAGATGTGGGCAACAAGAGAACTTCGCCTTCTGTGGTGATGGCGCCAGGCGGAGATGTGCTTGCCACATGGGTTGAGGTCGAGACTTTGCCAGATTCCACCCTGCGCTATCACGTTATGGCCAAAAGGAAACCGAACGGACAGGCTACCTGGGGTGGGGCTGAAGAGGTTGCGCTGGACTCTTTGTTCATTGAAACGCCAGTTCCTCTGGTGGATCAACGCAATATCGCCGCAGTTTTGTGGCGCGGCTACGACGGCTATGACGGCGACCTGAAGGTGGCGCTGAAGGACCTCGATGAACCGGCTTCGGCCTGGACGTTACCTCGGTCGGTGACTGCCGACACCCTTACCGACTGGATGGTTACTGCCGCACTGGATCGCCAGAACAACCTGCATGTCATTGACTTGAAGAGCGACTTGAAGAATCCGCCGGGCGCGAGTATGCGGAATAACTTCTTCGATGGTTTGAGCATCGCCTCCCGCGGAATATCGAACGATTTGAGTTTAACTGACCAGCTCAATTTTGGCTATCGGCCGCTTTCGGCGGACCTGCGTCTTGCGGCAGGGTCAGTGTGGCTTGGTGGATTTTACCCTGCAGTAGGTGACACCGCGCATGTCAATGCCCGGGTCGAGAACATAGGCGATGTCCGCTCTATGCCAAGCACTGTGCGCTTCTACGACGGACATCCCGATTCGGGAGGCGTTGTGATTGCAGATGTGTCGCTCCCGGCAGTCAGCCCCGATTCAACATTCACTGCGACAGCCGCGTGGATTGTGAGTTCAGGGATGCACAAGCTCCACGGAGTGGCAGACCCGATGGGTAACGTCCCCGAGCAGAATGAGGCCAACAACATCGCTTACGTTAAGGTCAGCGTCTTGCCGGACCTGACTGTCTGCTCCGTAACGGTCTCCAAGCCCAATCCTTCGCCCGGAGACTCTGTTGATGTTGCGGCAATGGTCGCTAACACCGGCGGCGTAGGGGCCAATGACTTCTCTGTTCGATTTGCCAGGCGAACTGGAACTCTGGCTACAGTGTCGAGTCTTTCAGCAGCACCGGCGGAGACCATCACAGTCACGAGTCACCTTATTGCCGAGGCCGGGGTCGATACTCTGACGGCAACCGCAGATCCCGACAGTGTTCTGCCCGATCCTGATCGAAGTCGAAATCGGGCGTCCTTTGAATTCCTTGTTCTTCCAGACCTGGTTGTGCCGTCTGACTCGATCAGCTATGCGGGGTCCGACTCTGTTGGCGTGCTCTCGGCTGTGGTTGAAAACCAGGGAGGTGTCGCAAGTCCGTCCTTCCTCGTGTCCTTCTACCGGGGGAATCCAATTGCGGGGGGAACATCCATTGACAGCGTCAGAGTGAGCAGCGTGGCAGCGCGTTCAAGTGTTCGGGTTTCGGTGCCGTGGTTTGCGCCGCTAGGCCGAAGTACCATTTACCTAATTGCAGACTCCCTCGAAGAGGTGGCGGAACGAAGTGAGGGGAACAACGAATCCTTTGGCGATGTTATCCGTGGCGCTCTCGCCGACTTGGTCGTGGTGCCCGGCTCCTTCACGGCCTGTTGGGGAGTTGGCGATACTCTGATAATCGAAGCGGCTTTCGCAAACACGGGCATGGCCAATGCACTCGGAGTCGGGGTTGAATTTTTCCTAAGTCACCCGGACTCGGGCGGGATGCTTATCGGCGACCGCTTGCTGATTGCGCTGGAATTAGGCGACACCACCATCGTGTCAATTCCATGGGCGGAGCCTGACTATGTTGGCAATGCGGTCTACGCAATTGTTGACCGGGCGAACGCTATCCCTGAGCTTGACGAGGGAAACAATTATTCGCGGGTCGAATGTGCGACTACCGTGGCCGTGCCCGACAAGAAACTCCCGGTTCTGCCGACCGTGCTCGCGCTTCACCAGTCGCATCCGAATCCATTCAGCTCTCAAACGACAATACGGTTCGACTTGCCGACCAGCGTCCAGACAAGTCTTATCGTCTACGACGTGATGGGACGCGTCGTGAGAAAGCTCATCTCGGGTGTCACGCCGGCAGGGTTCCACGCAATCCAGTGGGATGGGGTTGATGAGAGAGGCCACAAGGTTTCTTCCGGCGTCTATGTTTATCGGCTTGAGGCACATGGGAAAGCTCTTTCAAGGAAACTTGTAGTCCTGAGGTAA
- a CDS encoding nucleotidyltransferase domain-containing protein, giving the protein MQTLLEITRSKVRRDLLRLYFTNVDEEYYLRQLERLLGFSAANIRRDLLKLKETGLFKTRAVGNLVFYSLNKDYPLCNELKSIVFKTIGVEGSLKKIVNATEGVEVAMIYGSFAAGEETGKSDIDLLIIGEPNEEYLMAGIDKLERDLRREINYTIYSKMEYKKRKRKNDSFIRKVLTKPKIMLEGSEDDLR; this is encoded by the coding sequence ATGCAAACACTGCTCGAAATAACCAGGTCAAAGGTACGGCGCGACCTCTTGCGGCTTTACTTTACCAATGTCGACGAGGAGTACTATTTGCGACAGCTTGAACGACTTCTTGGTTTCTCGGCCGCCAATATCCGCCGTGATCTTCTGAAGCTCAAAGAAACTGGACTCTTCAAGACAAGAGCGGTCGGCAACTTGGTTTTCTACAGCCTGAACAAGGATTATCCCCTTTGCAATGAACTGAAAAGCATAGTCTTCAAGACCATTGGAGTAGAAGGTAGTCTGAAGAAGATAGTCAATGCCACTGAGGGAGTCGAAGTGGCTATGATTTACGGGTCATTCGCTGCCGGTGAGGAAACCGGAAAAAGTGACATTGATCTTCTAATCATTGGCGAACCAAATGAGGAATATCTCATGGCCGGGATAGACAAGCTGGAAAGAGATCTCAGGCGTGAGATTAACTACACTATCTACTCGAAAATGGAATACAAGAAGCGCAAGCGGAAAAATGATTCCTTTATCCGGAAAGTGTTGACCAAGCCCAAGATCATGCTCGAAGGTTCAGAAGATGACCTTCGATGA
- a CDS encoding DUF433 domain-containing protein has product MEIAPRISVDPKIRFGKPVIAKTRVPVELVIGKLAGGMTYEEVATEYGITHEDILAALDYAGKTLADERLRMTG; this is encoded by the coding sequence ATGGAGATAGCTCCTAGAATTAGCGTCGATCCGAAGATCCGTTTTGGGAAACCGGTGATTGCGAAGACCCGCGTACCTGTCGAGCTTGTCATTGGCAAACTGGCTGGAGGAATGACTTACGAGGAGGTCGCAACGGAGTATGGAATCACTCATGAGGACATTCTTGCGGCTCTCGACTATGCAGGAAAGACGCTAGCCGATGAAAGGCTCAGGATGACCGGTTGA
- a CDS encoding alpha/beta fold hydrolase — protein sequence MKRLLVSLSRIVISALTLFAISGTAGVSAQSPGNTGSNIEGTWQGVVKFGGVELRVVFNISREPSGALKATLDSPDQGATGIVVDDVIFDGSNVRLGIQSVAGSFEGKFRGDGSAIEGNWSQGGVTIPLTLERSEKKPEVKRPQEPKKPYPYREEEVSYKNENAGITLAGTLTLPEGKGPFPAVILITGSGPQDRDETVFGHRPFLVLADYLTRHGIAVLRVDDRGVGSSTGSFSQATSESSASDVLAGIKYLKSRNEVNQKKIGLIGHSEGGIIAPMVAVQSKDIAFIVLMAGTGLTGEQILYLQGALIAKANGASDEEIAENRALQERMFTVLKQEKDDAVASKKLREIMLEALKTMTDDEKKAFGHSEAAIDPQLRQLMSPWFRTFLTYDPKPALMKVKCPVLAINGEKDLQVPPDENLAAIKDALVAGRNKHYSIRELEGLNHLFQPSQTGTPLEYGKIEETMSPTALKMIADWIQEKTQRK from the coding sequence ATGAAAAGACTGCTGGTTTCTCTGTCTCGAATCGTGATTTCGGCCCTGACGCTATTCGCTATTTCTGGGACTGCCGGGGTTTCTGCACAGTCGCCGGGGAACACCGGGTCAAACATTGAAGGTACCTGGCAGGGAGTTGTGAAATTCGGTGGAGTCGAGCTCAGAGTCGTCTTCAACATTTCCAGGGAACCAAGCGGTGCGCTCAAGGCCACGCTTGACAGCCCTGACCAGGGCGCCACAGGAATAGTGGTTGATGACGTGATTTTCGATGGCAGCAATGTCCGCCTGGGAATCCAGTCTGTCGCGGGGTCCTTCGAAGGCAAGTTCAGGGGGGACGGCTCGGCGATCGAAGGAAATTGGAGTCAAGGCGGAGTGACGATTCCTCTTACTCTTGAACGAAGCGAGAAAAAACCTGAGGTCAAGCGGCCGCAGGAACCCAAGAAACCATATCCGTATCGTGAGGAAGAAGTCTCTTACAAGAATGAGAACGCAGGGATAACACTAGCCGGCACATTGACGCTGCCCGAAGGCAAAGGCCCGTTTCCTGCGGTGATTCTCATCACGGGCTCAGGTCCTCAAGACCGGGATGAAACAGTCTTTGGACACCGCCCATTCCTTGTGCTCGCGGATTATCTGACACGCCACGGGATCGCAGTGCTCAGGGTAGATGACCGGGGTGTGGGCAGCTCGACCGGCAGCTTCAGCCAGGCCACGAGTGAATCGTCTGCAAGCGATGTTCTTGCCGGCATCAAGTACCTGAAGAGCAGGAATGAAGTAAACCAGAAGAAGATTGGTCTAATCGGACACAGTGAAGGCGGCATCATAGCTCCGATGGTGGCAGTCCAGTCAAAGGATATCGCCTTCATAGTATTGATGGCAGGAACCGGCTTGACCGGGGAGCAGATTCTCTATCTGCAGGGCGCGCTCATTGCCAAGGCAAACGGGGCGAGCGATGAGGAAATTGCCGAGAACCGAGCTCTTCAGGAGCGGATGTTCACTGTGCTGAAACAGGAAAAGGATGATGCAGTCGCATCAAAGAAACTCCGCGAAATCATGCTGGAGGCGCTGAAGACGATGACCGACGATGAGAAAAAGGCCTTTGGGCATTCCGAGGCAGCCATCGACCCTCAGCTGCGGCAGCTCATGTCTCCCTGGTTTCGTACCTTTCTTACTTACGATCCAAAACCGGCTTTGATGAAAGTGAAATGCCCGGTTCTTGCGATAAATGGTGAAAAAGATCTGCAGGTGCCTCCGGATGAAAACCTTGCTGCAATAAAGGACGCCCTTGTGGCGGGGCGCAACAAGCACTATTCGATCAGAGAACTGGAAGGTCTGAATCACCTCTTCCAGCCCTCCCAAACCGGAACGCCGTTGGAGTACGGAAAAATCGAAGAAACCATGTCACCGACTGCCTTGAAGATGATTGCAGACTGGATTCAGGAAAAAACCCAGAGGAAGTGA
- the cobO gene encoding cob(I)yrinic acid a,c-diamide adenosyltransferase has protein sequence MPEQKGLVQVYTGDGKGKTTAAIGCGLRASGHGLGVLIIQFMKGREYGELNALRQIPSFTIIQSGRDSFVSRENPSPEDRKLARDGFEKARNAVLSGDYDLVILDEINVAVDFGLIGVDEVISLIEKKPERLELILTGRNAHARIVELADLVSEMKEVKHHYRKGIPARKGIEF, from the coding sequence ATGCCAGAACAAAAAGGCTTGGTTCAGGTCTACACAGGTGATGGGAAAGGGAAGACCACCGCCGCTATCGGCTGCGGCCTCAGGGCAAGCGGCCACGGACTTGGGGTGCTCATTATTCAGTTCATGAAAGGAAGAGAGTACGGAGAGCTCAACGCGCTGAGACAGATTCCTTCCTTCACGATCATACAGTCGGGTCGGGACAGCTTCGTTTCGCGAGAGAATCCGTCTCCCGAGGACAGGAAGCTCGCACGTGACGGCTTCGAGAAGGCAAGAAATGCTGTGCTTTCCGGCGACTACGACCTGGTTATTCTCGACGAGATAAATGTTGCAGTGGATTTCGGCCTGATCGGCGTCGATGAGGTGATATCCCTCATCGAGAAAAAACCGGAACGGCTTGAGCTCATCTTAACGGGGAGAAACGCTCACGCCAGGATTGTTGAGCTTGCGGACCTCGTGAGCGAAATGAAAGAGGTGAAGCATCACTACAGAAAAGGAATCCCTGCCAGAAAAGGGATTGAGTTCTAG
- the meaB gene encoding methylmalonyl Co-A mutase-associated GTPase MeaB codes for MFNPSDFARRIVEGDRLALGRAISVIEDGEAAALELIDLLSSHAGKALRIGITGPPGAGKSTLLSKLALEMRKNGKRVGIIAADPTSPFTGGALLGDRVRMGELAGDEGIFIRSMATRGSLGGLPSAALDVCQALDASGVERIFLETVGVGQSELDIVDTADTVIVVLVPESGDGIQAMKAGLMEIGDIFVVNKADREGAEGTSAEVKSILELRNADSVWSPPVLLTAATKGDGVQELSEKIEEHLGFLSGSNGLKRKREDAIRFKIHELVKERLLADAWEKSGIDGRIESAVARVLDGKGTPLREAGAIISVIENERGKN; via the coding sequence ATGTTCAACCCATCGGATTTTGCAAGAAGGATTGTTGAGGGCGACAGACTTGCGCTCGGCAGGGCGATCTCGGTAATCGAAGACGGGGAAGCTGCCGCCCTGGAGCTTATTGATCTGCTTTCCTCGCATGCAGGGAAGGCGCTCAGGATTGGCATCACCGGCCCACCAGGCGCCGGCAAGAGCACGCTTTTGTCAAAGCTTGCCCTTGAGATGAGAAAAAATGGGAAGAGAGTCGGGATAATTGCTGCGGATCCGACCAGTCCCTTCACCGGAGGCGCGCTTCTTGGAGACAGAGTGCGGATGGGCGAGCTTGCGGGAGATGAGGGAATTTTCATCCGGAGCATGGCAACAAGGGGAAGTCTGGGTGGGCTCCCGAGTGCTGCTCTGGATGTGTGTCAGGCGCTTGATGCTTCCGGCGTTGAAAGGATCTTTCTTGAGACTGTCGGAGTGGGACAATCAGAGCTCGATATCGTGGATACGGCAGACACTGTTATAGTCGTTCTTGTGCCCGAATCAGGCGATGGAATTCAGGCGATGAAGGCCGGGCTCATGGAAATAGGGGATATTTTTGTCGTAAACAAGGCGGACAGGGAAGGGGCGGAGGGGACTTCCGCCGAGGTAAAGAGCATTCTGGAACTCAGGAATGCCGATTCAGTCTGGTCTCCACCCGTCTTACTCACTGCGGCAACGAAAGGAGATGGAGTTCAGGAGCTTTCTGAAAAGATTGAAGAGCACCTCGGCTTTCTCTCGGGAAGCAACGGACTGAAAAGGAAAAGGGAGGATGCCATAAGATTCAAGATACATGAGTTGGTGAAGGAGCGGCTTTTGGCAGATGCCTGGGAGAAGTCCGGGATTGATGGAAGAATAGAGAGTGCTGTCGCGAGAGTCCTTGATGGAAAGGGCACTCCGCTGAGAGAGGCGGGAGCAATAATTTCTGTGATTGAGAATGAGAGGGGGAAGAACTGA
- a CDS encoding cobalamin B12-binding domain-containing protein — MKKKIRVLVAKPGLDGHDRGAKVVASALRDAGMEVVYTGLHQTPEMIVEAAIQEDADVVALSILSGAHMTIFPKVLSILREKGAGHMLLTGGGIIPKEDADKLAKMGVGELFGPGTPTAEIIDYIRKEVGNRKD, encoded by the coding sequence ATGAAAAAGAAGATACGAGTTCTCGTTGCTAAGCCCGGACTTGATGGGCACGACAGAGGCGCGAAGGTTGTCGCGAGCGCTCTTCGGGATGCGGGCATGGAGGTCGTCTACACAGGACTCCACCAGACCCCGGAGATGATCGTTGAGGCGGCCATTCAGGAAGACGCTGATGTTGTCGCATTGAGCATTCTTTCGGGTGCACACATGACCATCTTCCCGAAAGTGCTCTCGATTCTCAGAGAGAAAGGTGCCGGGCACATGCTTCTGACCGGCGGAGGGATAATCCCGAAGGAAGATGCAGACAAACTTGCAAAAATGGGAGTAGGGGAGCTTTTTGGACCTGGAACACCAACGGCCGAGATAATTGATTACATAAGGAAAGAAGTAGGAAACAGAAAGGACTGA